From one Mycolicibacterium sp. HK-90 genomic stretch:
- a CDS encoding copper chaperone PCu(A)C, whose amino-acid sequence MAETVQVSEQWAGAADGGMTAVFGTVTNTGHHDARIVSATSPAAGTVELHEVVSDGSGSKTMRPKDDGFTVPAGGTHELAPGGDHLMLMDLTAPLQPGADVPVTVVFEDGSSLPVTAQVRDFAGGNENYQSPSPHGHG is encoded by the coding sequence ATGGCCGAGACCGTCCAGGTGAGTGAGCAGTGGGCCGGCGCCGCGGACGGGGGGATGACCGCGGTGTTCGGCACGGTGACCAACACCGGGCACCATGACGCGCGGATCGTCTCGGCGACGTCGCCGGCGGCGGGCACGGTCGAACTGCACGAGGTGGTCAGCGACGGCAGTGGGTCGAAAACCATGCGGCCCAAGGACGATGGCTTCACCGTCCCGGCCGGCGGCACGCATGAGCTGGCTCCCGGTGGCGATCACCTGATGCTGATGGACCTGACCGCACCACTGCAGCCCGGCGCGGACGTGCCCGTCACGGTGGTGTTCGAAGACGGATCGTCACTTCCCGTCACCGCCCAGGTACGCGATTTCGCCGGTGGCAACGAGAACTACCAGTCGCCGTCCCCCCACGGACATGGCTGA
- a CDS encoding helix-turn-helix transcriptional regulator, with protein MHAFDILGDPVRRRILELIQTDELSSGAITEVIRAEFAISQPAVSQHLKVLRDNGFASVRAEGTRRLYSVDTAPLREVDRWLEGFRRNWTPHLDALATEIARGKRERRRTNEEATP; from the coding sequence GTGCACGCCTTCGACATCCTCGGAGATCCGGTGCGCAGGCGGATCCTGGAACTCATCCAGACCGATGAGCTGTCGTCCGGCGCCATCACCGAGGTGATCCGCGCCGAGTTCGCGATCAGCCAGCCTGCGGTCTCGCAGCATCTCAAGGTGTTGCGCGACAACGGTTTCGCCAGCGTGCGAGCGGAAGGCACCCGTCGGCTGTACAGCGTCGACACCGCACCGTTGCGCGAGGTGGACCGATGGCTGGAAGGGTTCCGGCGCAATTGGACACCGCATCTCGATGCACTTGCCACCGAGATCGCACGCGGCAAACGGGAACGAAGAAGAACCAACGAGGAGGCCAC
- a CDS encoding PepSY domain-containing protein has protein sequence MTITPDDQVREESPPPVKPHSIRPLLVRLHFYAGVFVGPFILIAAVTGLLYALIPQVDTFVHRHELTVEQVGSQRMPLADQIAAARHAHPEGTVESIRPPVEPDETTQIRLIVDPALKDVPPDYSRTVFVDSYTGEVRGALTTYGQWMPVRAWFDELHRNLHLGAFGRNYSELAASWMWVIALAGLALWVMRRRENRAMRNLVVPDRSATGRRRTLSWHGAVGVWIVAILLALSVSGITWSRYGGETVNGIQERLNTTAPSVDTALSGGSAPAASHHGQHGGSTDLSGADTVFRTAEQAGLRGPMWMSPPAEAGQAWTVAERKRDWPSRADEIAVDPATGMVTDRVNFADWPLLAKLTDWTIDAHMGVLFGVANQIVLALTMIGLITVIVRGYRMWWQRRPTRGSDWAVGRPPLRGALRQLPPWGIAAVVVVAAVIGWCLPLFGLSLLAFLLIDVAVAWWKARTNV, from the coding sequence ATGACCATCACCCCCGACGATCAAGTGCGCGAGGAATCCCCTCCGCCCGTCAAACCCCATTCCATCCGCCCGCTGCTGGTCCGGCTGCACTTCTACGCCGGGGTATTCGTGGGCCCGTTCATCCTGATCGCGGCCGTCACCGGTCTGCTCTACGCGCTGATCCCGCAGGTCGACACGTTTGTCCACCGCCACGAGCTGACCGTCGAGCAGGTCGGTTCCCAGCGGATGCCGCTGGCCGACCAGATCGCCGCGGCCCGCCACGCTCACCCCGAGGGCACGGTGGAGAGCATCCGGCCTCCCGTGGAACCCGACGAGACCACCCAGATCCGGTTGATCGTGGACCCGGCGCTCAAGGATGTCCCGCCGGACTATTCGAGGACGGTGTTCGTGGATTCCTACACCGGTGAGGTGCGGGGCGCCCTGACCACCTACGGGCAGTGGATGCCGGTGCGGGCCTGGTTCGACGAGCTGCACCGCAACCTGCACCTCGGGGCGTTCGGCCGCAATTACAGCGAGCTGGCGGCCAGCTGGATGTGGGTGATCGCGCTGGCCGGGCTCGCACTGTGGGTCATGCGACGCCGGGAGAACCGCGCGATGCGGAACCTGGTCGTGCCCGACCGATCGGCCACGGGCCGACGCCGCACGCTGTCCTGGCACGGCGCGGTCGGCGTGTGGATCGTGGCGATCCTGCTCGCGTTGTCGGTGTCGGGTATCACCTGGTCGCGTTATGGCGGGGAGACGGTCAACGGTATCCAGGAGCGGCTGAACACCACAGCGCCCAGCGTCGACACAGCGCTCTCCGGCGGCAGCGCGCCTGCCGCGTCGCATCACGGCCAGCACGGTGGCTCGACCGATCTGAGCGGCGCCGACACCGTGTTCCGGACGGCTGAGCAGGCCGGGCTACGCGGCCCGATGTGGATGTCGCCGCCCGCTGAAGCTGGTCAGGCGTGGACAGTCGCCGAGCGGAAACGTGATTGGCCGTCCCGTGCCGACGAGATCGCGGTCGACCCCGCCACCGGCATGGTGACCGATCGGGTGAATTTCGCGGATTGGCCGCTACTGGCCAAGCTCACCGACTGGACCATCGACGCTCATATGGGCGTGCTGTTCGGCGTCGCCAATCAGATCGTGTTGGCGCTGACCATGATCGGGTTGATCACCGTGATCGTGCGCGGCTACCGGATGTGGTGGCAGCGCCGACCGACGCGGGGTTCGGACTGGGCGGTGGGACGTCCGCCACTGCGCGGAGCACTGCGTCAGTTGCCGCCGTGGGGTATCGCGGCGGTCGTGGTGGTGGCGGCCGTGATCGGTTGGTGCCTGCCGTTGTTCGGGTTGAGCCTGTTGGCCTTCCTGCTGATCGATGTCGCAGTTGCGTGGTGGAAGGCAAGGACAAATGTCTAG